From the Lathyrus oleraceus cultivar Zhongwan6 chromosome 3, CAAS_Psat_ZW6_1.0, whole genome shotgun sequence genome, the window TGGTTCCTCATATAGCTACCATAGTCTGAATTCGACCCAACGAATTTAACACTGTAAATTTCAATGATGCAGTTGTCTAGAAGAAGAAAACAGTCAAACATAACATCATAAGCTTTCTAGAAGTGTATGACATGATTTTAATGGAAGATGTAGGATAAATTAATCTATAAGAACATAATAAAGTATAACCTGCACTCAAAAACTCCAGTATCCGAATTGCATCGGATATATTTCAATGATGCACTTGTCTGGAAGAAGAAAACAGTCAAACATAACAAGTGATAGTGTTATAAGCAGTCTTACATAAGTTGGCTCTTCTCAAACAAGTGGATCTATCCCTCCTCCTCTGAGTATTATTATTTCATCACAAGGATAAAAACAAACACCCCTCAGGCTTAAACACCAAAATAACTAAGAACAAAAGGtacatttttaaaaaataaacaaGTACGGAAAGAAAACCTTTTAGATTCTTTTCTAAAGTCCGACTATACTTCACACTGACAATGATAAGGCAATATGTATCTTTTGTAATAAAGTGTATGCACGCACTAGCTCTAGGAATATAATCATTAGCATAAACAAACATCTTAGTCTAAATAAGAAATTTGATAAGAGACAAAAAAATTGGTCTAGACAAAGATTGTGAAGATAACCCTAATAAGACTGTTATTTTTGAATTTGTTAAATTTAATCAAGAACTTACACTGTTAGTCATTGTACATATGATAATTATGgatatttttctttttaaaatattGAAATGAAAGACTTAGGTATCATGTTATTGTGGATTGTCTTAGATTTAAAGTTTTTACTCATGTTAGAGTGGTTAAATATTGCATGCTTTTGTATAATGATGTGAAAGAGAAGTCAAAGAGCATATGGTCTTCAAATAAGTAAATTGTTTCTTTTACCATAGGTTGATGGACATATGTATAAGATTTGAATTACATGTGCATATTTTTCATTACATTGATGAGTGGTAAGTGTTGAATAAGATATATATTGAGTTTAAATATGATTTCATATCACAATGGAAAAAGAATTGATAAGTTCTTAAAGGCATATGCTTCAAATAGTGGAGGATCGAAAAAGTTTATTGTGTACCTATTGATAAAGTAAGTGTTAATAATGTTGCATTTCCATATCTTATTAGAGGAAAAAGTGGTTGAATTAATGCATGTACAACAGTTATTGAGCATCTCATATGCGTGAACTCCTCATTTAACAAAGTATGACCACTCAAATTACTATTCTTCTAACTAGATATGTGAGATCAATATTATTAGCACTTTCATTATCTACAATTATACAACAAAAGTTTTAATCCCCATTCTTTCAAGGATGTCTCTAAGCATTTACCAATTATTTATCCACTGTGATCCAAAATTAGATTAAAGCTCAATATTTTCTTATTTAACTCAAACACATGTCATTTAAATTTTGTACCGATATCCAACAATTGATGGTAAGAGAGACCATTTGTTTATTTGTAGACAACATGCTCTTCAATTTCTCTTTCTCATCATTATACAAAAATATGCAATCTTGAGCAACAATGACATGAATATGAACTTTAAATCTAGAACAATTCACACTAACAAAATAGCTAAATACTTCATTTTTAACATATTCAAAAACAAACTCATCCATAGTTATCATCTTTGTAAAAACTAATCGTGTCGATTTTTAACTaaattcaaaaaatttaaaaCTAATATTGCTATTAGGACCATCTTCACAACTTTTTATAAGACCAATTGTTTTTTCCTCTTATCAAATTATATATTTGGATTATTAGGATACTTCTTCATATGTTTGTTCATGATAGTGGTTCAATTCCTAGAACTACTGCATGCATAAATTTTGTCATAAAAGATATGTATAATCTTATCATTGTCTCTTGCGAAGGATAATCATACTTTAGAAATGGGTCTATTAGATTTTCTTTTTAGAACTTGTGTATCTTCTATAGATATATTTTATTGTGTTTCTAGTTGTGTTGTGTTTAAGCTTGAGGTGGTTGTTCTTTTCTTTGTGAGAAAAGAATGACACCTAAAGGAGACAAGGAATTCATTTGTTGGAGAAATTATCAAAATATTACCTTCCAATTATATAATATTGTGAATTTCATTATATACAAAAAGACATGTTTACATTGTTAGATTAcaaataaaatgcatcaaaataTATGTCACTAGAACAACCCGTTATAGCGTGTTTAAGACATTTGTTGTAGTTCATCCCTAGATCAGACCATCTAAACCGAAAAGCgtaaaaaataaattatttacagttagttgtACTATAAAGTAAACATATGGAACAAATGagataaacttactttgttgcgTAATGGAATGTGAAGTTGTTCACATTAACGGGGGAGAGTGACAACACTCTCGCAAACCCCATGCTTGGAGAAAAATAGCGCAAGAATAAAACGAACAAGCACCCTTTCGTGCGTTTTACACAAATAACTATATAGATGGGATAAAACAGCTTAACCCCAGTTAATATGCGATGAACTTTTATCTATCATTAACAAGGGCCCGTTATTGAAAatgagtacaataatctcgcatatcGTCATATGATACAATTATACTCCCTCATACAtgaaggcatggatagctaggactAAGGATGTTGAACGAGTATTCAGAAATTGAAAGGATTCGTACAAATAACTTCCACAATATCTGGTGGCACTTAAGCATTATGCTTCGAAAACTGTTGCAATTTTGGAGACCTTGTCGGCATATACCCCAAACAGGACTCATGTTActggaaatggaatattccaccgaCTCTTCTAGGCGTATGAACCATGCATCAAATGTTTTGCATTatgtaaacctattatacaaattgatgtAACATGGTTGTACATGAAATACAAAGGAACACTACTcatggcagtggcacaagatggcaacatCAACATTTTTCCAATCACCTTCGCTCTggttgaaggggagactgctggTGGATGGAGTTTTTTCTAAAAAATCTCTGATTACACATTGGTCTTCAGCCTAACTTATGCTTGATTTCAGATAGATATCTATCTATTGAGAGTGCTTATAAAAACCTTGATAGTGACTGGCAAGATCCTCCTTTTATGCATGTCTACAACATTAGACACGTCACTCAAAATTtcatgcgggagatcaaagacaagaCGCTACGAAAGAAGATTATGAATGCAGGGTATGCATTAACAGAACATCCCTTCAAACACTATCGGGAAGAGATCAGATTGACAAATGCAGATGCATTaaggtggatcgataatattccattggagaagtggaccaGGGCATTCGACAATGGTCAATGATGGGGacacatgacaacaaatcttatggaatcaatgaactatgtcttcaaaggcatccaAAACCTACCGATAACCGCTTTGGTGAgagcaacctattttaggttAGAGTCACTATTTGAGATCAAACGCttaaaatggagttcagtgttacaatcAGGGCAGTTGTTTAGTGAAACTTCAATGAAATTCGTTAAGGAGGAAGTTtccaaagctaacacacatgtggtcacaATGTTTGACTATTGTAAAGATTGATTTAGTGTAGATGAGGAAATCgaccacaatgaggggaggcCAAGGGGATACTATCGAGTCGAACTAGATAAATGTTGGTGCAATTGTGAAAAGTTCCAAGCCTTCCGCATGCGTTGTTCACATGTCATAGCGACATGTTCAAAGGCTCGACAAGACCCTTCCAACTTACTATCTGCCACTTATAAAGTCACAAACTTATGCACTGCGTACAACAATAACTTTCCCGTGGTAACAAAGGAAGATTATTGACATGCATATTAAGGGGAGATAGTTTTACACAATAAAATTATacaaagaaagaaaaaggatCGCCCTAAAATATATGTGCATTAAGCTATGTAAGAATACTTAAACCCTAAACATATACATTAATAAAGATGTATTAAAAACTAACATGACAATATCATATTATAATACAATTATTTGAAAATATACCATTCTATAATAAGATATCCGTGTAAAAAATTTATTAACAATATACACAAATTAATATCTATGATAATTTTGATATAAATATACTTGTTAAAAAAATACTATAAAAATAACCATATGTTTGTAGAAATGTTTAATGAGAAGTTTTATATATGACTTTTTATTCAGGCTATTCATTGGGTATTATAGACTACTTGTTATTCCTTCTCATGCAAAGCAAAATTATTCCGGTACCATAATCAATGAGATTATTATAAATGACAATATGTAATAGTTAAAAAACATTGAAGgattaataattaaaaatatatataaatattcATAAAGAATCAATATATTTACAATcttaattattaaaaattaaaattaaaattgataTCCACATCTAAACTCGGTGTTCTAATTTATCACTCACACATAAAGGATTTTGTTTATCTAATATTTGACGACCAATCTTCTTTAAATCCACCTTGCATGCATGTTCTTCAGGATATCTATGCATTTTACAAAATACATTTCCACAACGACAATTAAATCCTAATAGTCCCACTTTTTTGTTGCAACTCTTGCACCTATTTTTCTCTGTCTTTATGTTTTGATTGTCGGTAAGAGAAGTAGCTGCCATAGCCTCACAGATACTATCAGTATTAGGGGTCATTGAAGAACAAGAAGATGTTGATTCAAAAACAAAGCTTTCATCATTTGACTTTTCAATGTTTTCTTTGAGATAATCATTGTAACACTTTGAGCAGAGATTGTTGTTTGAAGAAGAACCGTAGAAACCACAACCATTGACACAAAGCAATGGAACCATGTTTCACTTAAGAAAAATAGATGTTTGCAAATTCGGAGAAAGGGAGAGTTTTGTGGAGAAAAGATTCAAGCTTGAAAGTTTTGAATGATGGATTAGGTTGTGTTCATTTATAGGATATAATTGCTAGATGATTGTAACTAATAATACCATATTTTAGGAAACTATCTGCCAAAAAATTAGGAAAGAATTAAATAAGTGTAGATTTAATTTTTGAGAAAAATATGCAAGATCTAATATAGTCtctcaaaaaaataaaaataatttcTAGGTTTTGAAGAAAATAATCCGGACTTAGTCCCTaatttatttgcattttatttgatttattaaaaaatttaattaaataagatGAAGATAAAATAGTGATTATTTAATAGTTTtataaaaggaaaataaatacggaaggaaataaatattttttttattaaacgACATAAATGTCCTAAAAAAACTATGataatgtttttttttaataaaatattaattttggTATATCCTAATCTTATGTAAATTCTGGATAGGACTAgttatatattatttttgttttgttaaATTAATGATTATTTatgattttaattatttgttatATTAAACTCTTAAAATTAAATTTTTGATTTAGAAAATGTTAAAATCTCTTTTGAAATGATCTAAAATAACTTCATTTATAACTACCATTATTGTTACCACTTTGCAGAATATTTAGGTCCAAAACAAATTCTAAGAATTTgacatttataaaattaatttttatataaataatttaaatatatttattttttagACTTTCTAAGATGTAAAATCATTTATTAAATTATCATAATCAATTTCTTATCAAATTTCTTTTTCAATGGATAGTAAAGTCAATCATTTAATCTTTGTTAAGGCATTGTTCATCTTAGATAGGATTTTatcaattttaatttcaaaaaatacaaCTAACCTTTTAATTGTTCTAGAGCAACATTATGAACAGTCACctatattttcatatttatttttttGGTTTGTTTGTGGTCAAGATTTTTAACATTTTAGATTTGAGAAATAAATATGTGGATTTTGTAGAGAAGAAAGAGAAGAACTCATAGGAAGGTAGGGATGACAAGGAGTAGGGGATACTATAGTTTCCAAGCCCATACCCGCTAGCATATCAACGTTAGTACTCGTACCTAGGGATGTACATGAGTTGGATAAACTCACTAAATTCGGCCAAACTCATTCAAAATGATCCAAAAAAGAGGATTTGAATGGGTAATTCGGTTAATATGATCTTGGAAAATGAAAAATTATTCAAAATAATTGGATTTCAGGTAAACACAGATCCAACCCATAAAATCCACTCAATCCATAAAGTTTACCATTAACtattaattttttttgtttttttatgtctctTAATGAATTGATATATGAActaatatttatatttttatcaTTGTAATTTTGTTGAAGATATTAATGTTGAAGTCAAAACTTATTTTTTGAATTATGAAGGATATTTTAACACTGTTATTGTCTCTTTTTTGTATTTTGGTGAATGATGACTTTGATTTTAATACTAGTAAGTTTTTAGTAATTTACGTAATTCTAGTTCTAGGTATTATCAGAGGTGGATCCAGATATTATATATTGATGTGGCTAAACATGAAAAAAGTATGAAGTAAATTATATTCAGAATAAGAAAAGTAGATGTTTGCAAACTTGGAGAAAGGGAGAGTTTTGTGGAGAAAATATTCAAGCTTGAATGTTTTGAACGATGGATTAGGTTGTGGTCATTTATAGGAGATATTTGCTAGACGATTATAACTAATAATACCATATTTTAGGAAACTATCTGCCAAAAAATTAGGAAAGAAATCGTTAtcctattttaattttaaatataatCTTTACTCTCTTGAGATTGGAtcaaaataaattttatttaaaatttaattagGATTGAATCAAATTGAGTATTGGTTTgatcaaaatttaaatttaagatataattcaattattttattttaaataaagAATTAAAAAAGTGAAGATTTAATTTTTGAGCAAAAATATAAGATCTAATTTAGTCtctcaaaaaataaaaataaaatctaGGCTTTGAAGAAAATAATCCGGACTTTGTCCCAGTTTTACAATAAGGCTGAAAAGTAATCGGACAACCATAGTTAAACGGTGCAATTAACAAAATAAATTATTTCTGTAAATTAATAATAATTGACAAACTTTTTTTACACAAGAATGAACTTATTCTTAGAATTTAAAAACCACAACAAATGATTGATGCTATTTTTTATTAGCGAGGTCTTTACCAACCTAATGGTTGAGATGGCCCTACCACTTTGTTCACTTTATGTACAAATCAAACAATTTCAATATTTAAACCATAATAATTTTTTTGAGACATCAATATCACATGAATATGATAACTTTGAACACTTAATTTTTTTTACTAGTAAAACTACACCAGAGTGACATTGTCCTTGTTTTGATATTTCAAGATGAACACGATAATTGTGAACACTTAATCTTAAAGAAGACATGATATTCATATTTTTCATTTGCAAGCTTCTAAAACTGGCCACTTCACTGAATTataatttgattgtgaaatctTAACAAGATAATGAAAAATTGGTACTTTTGAAGAATAAGAGCCCCACGACAACTAAAATAACTCTAATGACAACAGAAGATGTCGAACAATGCGTTAAAAAGAGTGTGAGTTTTGTGGTCAAGAATTTTCAATTGATAGTAAAGTCAATTCATTTAATCTTTATTAAGACATTGTTGATCTTAGATAGgattttattgattttaatttcaaaaaatataATCATACCTTTCAATTGTTCTATAGccaaataaattatttttttagttttgttttaataaatttatCTAGAGCCATTTTTTACGATGCATTAAAGCTTCATTTTTTTTGTAATTTTGATTAATCTGATTCATATTTTCGAGTTGATTTTATATATTTTAAGATAAAAGCAAAAAATAATTTACAAAATATAAAAATTACTATAAATAAAGATTAAAGAGAAAAAAAATTAGAACACTAGAACCTGATTTTCACAAAATTAAGTGTTATATTATTACTTGTCTTTTTTCATATTCTCAGAAAAAGAAATTATTGTTCGATTCAAAACCTAACAAATTGATAACATGACAAATATTTTAAAGTTTGAAAACGAAAAGAGTTAaaccaacaaacaaataaaaattGACTAATTGAAAGAATGAGATTAAACACCATGCTGCAAGCAAATACACAAACTTATCAAATTGAATAATTCAAGATAAACAACACATATCTATAAATAGTGACGTAACACAAAATAGAAGTTGGATTGGAGaacaacttaataaaataaatagttAAAGAGACTTGACAACAAAAGTATGAAATTGAGAGTAAGAGAGGAAGATGAAAAGGAAGAGAGAAAGATAATGTGTGCGCTAGCTAACATTAAAAAATGGTGGCATATGAATAACAATATTAATAAAGGATGAAATAGTAATTGCAAACAATAAGGCTgaaaaataataacatatagagTATGGTAATAGACAATGATTGATAAGCCGAGCAATTAACAAAATGAAAATTTTCcttaaattaataataattacCAAAAAATTTTTACACAAAAATGAACTTATTCTTAGAATTTAAAAACCACATCAATTGATTGATGctatatttatatattttttataagTAAATGCTATATATAAAAGTGAGGATCAACTTACTTTATAAGTAAGTTTTTGAGCTTGCTCCAAATCATAATCTTTAAATTGAATCTAATCTAATGGTTAATTagaatttttatttaattaacCATTAGATTAAGTTTAATTTAAAGACTATAATTTAGAGTAAGTTTAAAAAACTTACTCTTAGAGTAAGTTGATCCcccaaatatatatatattaagaaaattaaaattttaagaCCTAACGCGAGGTCTTTACCAACCTAATTGTTGAGATGGCCCTACCACTTTTTCATTTTATGTACATATCAAACAATTCCAATATTTAAAccataataattttttttgagACATCAATATCACATGAATTCACGTGAATACGATAATTCAGAACACTTAATTTTTTTACTTGTAAAACTACAACAGGAGAGATATTGTCCCTGTCTTGATATTTCAACATGAATACTATAATTATGAACACTTAATCTTAAAGAAGACATGATATTCAAATTTTTCATTTGCAAGCTTCTAAAACTGGCCACTTCACTAAACTATGATCTGATTGTGAAATTTGAGCAATATCATGAAAGATTGCTACTTTGTTTTGAATAACAAGAGCGTCATGACAACTAAAATAACTCTGATGACAATAGAAGGTCTTGAACAGTGCTGTTAAAAGAGTGTGAGTTTTGTGGTCAAGAATTTTAACATTTTAGATTTGAGAATTAAAAATGTGAATTTTGTGGAGAAGAAAGAGAGGAACTCATAGGAAGGGCGGACGTAAGGGCAAGGCAACCCAAGCTAGGGCTTTAGGACTCAAAATTTTGGGTAAAAAAATACTagtttttttaaaattttgttatGAATATATAAAATGACATATTTCTTTCATAAAATTCTCAAAAAGTCTTGATTTTGGTGACTATGTGTTTGAGCTAGAAGTTAAGCATGTAGAATCCTATGCCATAAAAAAAACTCTATTGGATTTCCATCTTTGATTTTTGGTATTTTGTTCAATCAAAAGAATAATATTGTTTGTATTGAAATAAAGTAAGTGTGTCTCTTGGTTTATTAAATTTTAGTTATAAGTTATTTGCGAGGAAACATGCCTCTTACATTGTTCTTCCAAATATTCGAAAGATTGATGAGTCTAATCTAATTGTTGATGATGTATCACCCCTGTCTGGACATGTTAGAAGACGTCTCCTCAAGTTCCTTATGCAAGAAGATAAGGCTTTACCAGAAATCATAGATATGTCGAGTGCTAGAGAGGGTGTGTGGGAAAGGTTAATTCAAATGTTGAGTCCAAAGGTTACAGGTGCTTTATCTTCTCATGCTGTTGTACCATATGTTGAGAAAAATGATGTGACATTCGATATTGATTAATACATGGACaatggtgatgatgatgaagatattgagtatgatattgtCTCTGGTGAAGACTGTGTTACCTCCTTTTAATAAGTTGTTTATGGGTTCACGATTTCTTTTCTTTTGATGTTATGCCTCTATATGGGTCGAATAGTTTTTTGTCTGTTGATGCTTTATGCCCTTATGTGGctatttttgttgttttttgtATGCCTTTGTGGGCCTGACATTAGTCTCCTTCCTTTGTCCCTTTTGTGGCAAATAGGGGGGAGAAAAAATATCATTACTGTGTTATTTAGTGCTTTGTggttttttctttattttatattatctttgttgatgaaGCTAATTGCACGTTCCTCTTTATACTCTGTTGTGATTTGTGTTATCTCATCTAAAAGATATTCTATTGTGATATGATGTTGGTGCCACAATGAACCTTTTGTTGTTCTTATGTGATCCTTGAATTTGTTGTGATCTATAGATGATGAATTGGAAGAGTGTGAGTATAAGAATGTGCATAATATCTTGAATGTTATTGAAATGCTTAAAAATAGCCTAAAGGGGAGTTTGTTATTACAGTTGATTCACAACTTTTTGTAGGTAACTTGTTAAGCAATATGTTTTGATATGGTATGAGACATTGTGTCTCAGTCTATTTACTGGGCACGCGTTTTGTATTTGATTGGATTTTTCTCAACATGATTTGTTTCCTTTTTTCTTAAATCGGGAACTTAATTCAAAGTGcattttcattttggaaaatatTTTACGCTGAATCATTTGGTGAAGTTTTTGgaattattatttatttttaaataagATTTATTTAGATTTGATTCTCAAAGATTTAGAATTGATTGTGTGGAGTTTTATTTTCTTGCTCTTTTTGGAAGCCAGATACTTTTGGTCAAAAATTTATTGGGCTTATGTGCTGGATGTTTTGTATTACTATTTAAAGAGAGGTTCCCTTCTTGTGAAAACTCAGACTTACAGAATTAAGCTTGTCGTTTTTGTTAGTTTTATTGAGTCTTTTGTTTTGAGTTTGTAATACTATAGCGTAGGATTTCTTTCATAAGTTAGAAAGGTAGAGTATTTGTTTTGTAATTGTGTTTTATCACAAACATTATGTATTTGTACAAACACTAGGGAGGGTATTTGAGTGAAAGTGAAAGGTGTCTCTAATTTAGGGGGAGCTTGAATAGAATTTCACGGGCAGTATTAGGAAAAAGGCATTGGACCGAGGAGTTTGAAATAGACCTTCAACTATTATTGACTATTGATTAAggaatt encodes:
- the LOC127128889 gene encoding zinc finger A20 and AN1 domain-containing stress-associated protein 6-like, coding for MVPLLCVNGCGFYGSSSNNNLCSKCYNDYLKENIEKSNDESFVFESTSSCSSMTPNTDSICEAMAATSLTDNQNIKTEKNRCKSCNKKVGLLGFNCRCGNVFCKMHRYPEEHACKVDLKKIGRQILDKQNPLCVSDKLEHRV